The genomic interval TGGCGCCCCGGTGCCGCGGCTTATCAAAGATGTGATGAGCCTGATCATCTACGTCATTGCCATTACGGGCATCGCGACGGTCGTCTTTGATCAGTCCGTCACGGGATTTTGGGCCGCCTCCGGGGTCCTTACCCTGGTTTTGGGGTTTGCCCTGCAAAACGTTATCATGGATATTTTCACCGGGCTGGCCGTCAATATCGAGCGGCCGTTTAAGATCGGCGACTGGATTCGGGTGCATGGCAGCAAGGGGGAGGATGTCACCGGCCGCATCACCGAAATCAACTGGCGCACTACCCGGCTGGAGTCCGAGATTAAGAACGTGGTGATTCTACCCAACCGGATTCTGGGAACCTCAATCGTGACAAATTTCTACGGCCCGGATTTGGAAAGCCGCCACGAAATCAACTTCTGGTTTGATTTTACCATTCCGACGGAACGGGCCAAACGCGTGCTGCTTGCCGGCGCTAAATCTGCCATGGGACAAAAAGGTCTGCTGGAAAAACCCGAGCCCAGCGTGATCGTGAGCCATGTCACCGACATGGGGGTTGAATACAAAGTAAGATTCTGGTTTAAACCGTGGACCGACATGGCGCCGGGCATGGCAAAAAGCCTGGTCTCGGCAACTATTCTCGAACACTTGAAACAAGCCGGTATTTCCCCCGCCTATCCCAAGCAGGATATTTTATACGCCGGACAGCCCGAGCGCCATCTCGACTCAAAATCTGTTGAAGACCGCACCAAACTCCTGGGCAAAATTGAGATATTCGAATATCTCGAGTCGGAAGAGTTAAAAGAACTGGCCTCCAGTATGAAGCA from candidate division KSB1 bacterium carries:
- a CDS encoding mechanosensitive ion channel family protein, with the protein product MKKQDLKRLWSPLAILLFVLGITFFNRDLLVQFSSEAIDQTQKVLAYVIQIGIWLSAAHFLNRLLIVFVWEGLVEKALGAPVPRLIKDVMSLIIYVIAITGIATVVFDQSVTGFWAASGVLTLVLGFALQNVIMDIFTGLAVNIERPFKIGDWIRVHGSKGEDVTGRITEINWRTTRLESEIKNVVILPNRILGTSIVTNFYGPDLESRHEINFWFDFTIPTERAKRVLLAGAKSAMGQKGLLEKPEPSVIVSHVTDMGVEYKVRFWFKPWTDMAPGMAKSLVSATILEHLKQAGISPAYPKQDILYAGQPERHLDSKSVEDRTKLLGKIEIFEYLESEELKELASSMKQRQFKEGEELMTQGDAGESMFILSEGMLHAFINNSTNGERIRVGQIEPGEFFGEMSLLTGEPRTASIVAG